Proteins co-encoded in one Cricetulus griseus strain 17A/GY chromosome 1 unlocalized genomic scaffold, alternate assembly CriGri-PICRH-1.0 chr1_1, whole genome shotgun sequence genomic window:
- the Gpr18 gene encoding N-arachidonyl glycine receptor, whose translation MTTPSDLDRLVLSSHSHPDEYKIAALVFYSCIFLIGLLVNVTALWVFSCTTKKRTTVTIYMMNVALLDLIFILSLPFRMFYYAKGEWPFGEYFCHVLGILVVFYPGLALWLLAFISADRYMAIVQPKYAKELKNTCKAVLACVGVWIMTLTTTVPLILLYEDPDKATSPATCLKVSDIIHLKAVNVLNFTRLAFFFLLPLLVMIGCYVVITHSLLRGQTSQLKPAVKEKSIRIIFTLLVQVLLCFVPFHICFAFLMLHGEGNSYNPWGAFTTFLMNLSTCLDVVLYYIVSKQFQARVISVMLYRNYLRSVRRKSFRSGSLRSLSNMNSEMV comes from the coding sequence ATGACCACCCCCAGCGATCTGGATCGGCTGGTCCTTTCTAGCCACTCACACCCCGATGAATACAAAATCGCAGCCCTGGTCTTCTACAGCTGCATTTTCCTGATTGGATTACTTGTTAATGTCACCGCACTATGGGTTTTCAGCTGCACAACCAAGAAAAGAACCACTGTAACCATCTACATGATGAACGTTGCACTACTGGACTTAATATTTATACTGAGCCTACCCTTCCGGATGTTTTACTATGCAAAGGGTGAGTGGCCATTTGGAGAGTATTTCTGCCACGTTCTTGGGATCCTGGTGGTGTTTTACCCAGGCCTTGCTCTTTGGCTTCTGGCTTTCATCAGTGCTGACAGGTACATGGCCATAGTGCAGCCTAAATACGCCAAGGAGCTGAAGAACACCTGCAAGGCTGTGCTCGCCTGCGTGGGAGTCTGGATAATGACCCTGACCACCACGGTCCCCCTGATACTGCTCTACGAAGACCCCGACAAGGCCACCTCCCCCGCCACCTGCCTGAAGGTCTCTGACATCATCCACTTAAAAGCAGTCAACGTGCTCAACTTCACACGTCTGGCGTTTTTCTTCTTGCTCCCTTTGTTGGTCATGATCGGGTGCTACGTGGTCATCACCCACAGCCTGCTGCGCGGGCAGACCTCCCAGCTGAAGCCCGCGGTGAAGGAGAAGTCCATCCGGATCATCTTCACACTGCTGGTGCAGGTGCTCCTCTGCTTCGTGCCCTTCCACATCTGCTTCGCCTTCCTGATGCTGCACGGGGAAGGAAACAGCTACAACCCCTGGGGCGCCTTTACCACCTTCCTCATGAACCTCAGCACGTGCCTGGACGTCGTCCTCTACTACATTGTGTCCAAGCAATTCCAGGCTCGAGTTATCAGTGTCATGTTGTACCGAAACTACCTTCGGAGCGTTCGCAGGAAAAGCTTCCGCTCTGGCAGCTTGCGCTCACTTAGCAACATGAACAGTGAGATGGTTTGA